In Nocardioides dokdonensis FR1436, the following are encoded in one genomic region:
- a CDS encoding saccharopine dehydrogenase family protein — protein sequence MPANPDAPRNADRDLDLVLLGATGFTGALTAEYLARHAPSGLRWALAGRNPDKLAGVRDDLAAIDPALAELPLVVADSADAAALTALAESTRVVISTVGPYLEHGEPLVAACASAGTDYVDLTGEPEFVDRMYLAHHATAERTGARIVHACGFDSIPHDLGAWYTVQQLQAAGPVTVRGVVRASGTFSGGTFHSAMGATSRMKQTREAATLRRGAEKRPEGRRSRAVAGKPHRDGELGYYLLPLPTLDPQVVARSGAALESYGTDFRYSHYIGTKTLRYALGGMAGLVGIGVAAQVPPVRNLLKSRIKQGEGPSPARREKSWFTVDFVGEGDGRTIHTRVSGGDPGYGETSKMLAESALCLLHDDNPTTAGCVTTAQAMGENLTARLMAAGIRFETVEAQQEG from the coding sequence ATGCCTGCGAACCCCGACGCGCCCCGCAACGCCGACCGCGACCTCGACCTGGTGCTCCTCGGGGCCACCGGCTTCACCGGTGCCCTCACCGCCGAGTACCTCGCCCGCCACGCCCCCTCGGGGCTGCGGTGGGCGCTGGCCGGGCGCAACCCGGACAAGCTGGCCGGTGTCCGCGACGACCTGGCCGCCATCGACCCCGCGCTGGCCGAGCTGCCGCTGGTCGTCGCGGACTCCGCCGACGCCGCCGCCCTGACCGCGCTGGCCGAGAGCACCCGCGTCGTGATCAGCACCGTCGGGCCCTACCTCGAGCACGGCGAGCCACTGGTGGCCGCGTGCGCCTCAGCCGGCACCGACTACGTCGACCTGACCGGTGAGCCGGAGTTCGTCGACCGCATGTACCTCGCCCACCACGCCACCGCCGAGCGCACCGGTGCCCGGATCGTGCACGCCTGCGGCTTCGACTCGATCCCGCACGACCTCGGTGCCTGGTACACGGTGCAGCAGCTGCAGGCCGCCGGCCCGGTCACGGTGCGCGGCGTGGTGCGCGCCTCGGGCACGTTCTCGGGCGGCACGTTCCACTCCGCGATGGGCGCGACCTCGCGGATGAAGCAGACCCGGGAGGCCGCGACGCTGCGGCGGGGCGCCGAGAAGCGTCCGGAGGGCCGACGCAGCCGCGCGGTGGCGGGCAAGCCGCACCGTGACGGCGAGCTGGGCTACTACCTGCTGCCGCTGCCCACGCTCGACCCGCAGGTGGTCGCGCGCAGCGGCGCGGCGCTGGAGTCCTACGGCACGGACTTCCGCTACTCCCACTACATCGGCACCAAGACCCTGCGCTACGCGCTCGGCGGGATGGCCGGCCTGGTCGGGATCGGTGTGGCCGCGCAGGTCCCGCCGGTGCGCAACCTGCTCAAGAGCCGGATCAAGCAGGGCGAGGGGCCCTCACCGGCGCGACGCGAGAAGAGCTGGTTCACCGTCGACTTCGTCGGCGAGGGCGACGGACGCACCATCCACACGCGCGTCTCCGGTGGCGACCCGGGCTACGGCGAGACCTCGAAGATGCTCGCGGAGTCGGCGCTGTGCCTCCTGCACGACGACAACCCGACCACCGCCGGCTGCGTGACCACCGCCCAGGCGATGGGGGAGAACCTCACCGCCCGACTGATGGCCGCGGGCATCCGCTTCGAGACCGTCGAGGCCCAGCAGGAGGGCTGA
- a CDS encoding DUF2277 domain-containing protein has product MCRNIRQLHNFEPPATTDEVDAAALQYVRKVSGSTRPSQANQEAFDRAVAEVAHATRHLLDALVTTAAPKDREVEAAKARARSAERYAR; this is encoded by the coding sequence ATGTGCCGCAACATCCGCCAGCTCCACAACTTCGAGCCGCCGGCCACCACGGACGAGGTCGACGCCGCTGCCCTGCAGTACGTGCGCAAGGTCAGCGGGTCGACCAGGCCCTCGCAGGCCAACCAGGAGGCGTTCGACCGGGCCGTGGCGGAGGTCGCCCACGCCACCCGGCACCTGCTCGACGCGCTCGTCACCACCGCCGCACCCAAGGACCGCGAGGTCGAGGCCGCGAAGGCGCGGGCGCGGTCCGCGGAGCGGTACGCCCGGTGA
- a CDS encoding cryptochrome/photolyase family protein, which yields MVSVMWFRRDLRVADNPALVEAAADGEVLPLFVLDPRLWGPAGPSRRAYLGASLRALDTSLSPSGGRSGDRQGGLSVVRGDPVRRVLLAAQAVGADRVHVAADFGPYGRERDAAVEQALGDAGIELVRTGSAYAVGPERVLNGSGEPYKVFTPFSKAWADHGWRAPADPPTGVSWLSLDEGTTDIPDPPVPAGLDLPEAGEAAALRQWAEFLDRVDDYDTDRDRPDRDGTSRMSMHLKYGEVHPRTLLADLGSRRSKGAQTYRTELAWREFYADVLARRPDSARDYYKPEYARMDYDRAGDQLEAWQEGRTGFPIVDAGMRQLRATGWMHNRLRMVTASFLVKDLHVEWQHGARHFLHWLVDGDLASNNHGWQWTAGSGTDASPFFRVFNPTTQGRRFDPDGAYVRRWVPELADPDQVPDPHEPDPDTRDLVGYPAPMVDHAEERREALDRYERIKQ from the coding sequence GTGGTCAGCGTCATGTGGTTCCGCCGCGACCTGCGGGTCGCCGACAACCCCGCCCTCGTCGAGGCCGCGGCCGACGGCGAGGTGCTGCCGCTCTTCGTCCTCGACCCCCGGCTGTGGGGCCCGGCGGGGCCGAGCCGGCGCGCCTACCTCGGGGCGTCGCTGCGGGCGCTCGACACCTCGCTGAGCCCATCAGGGGGCCGATCAGGGGACCGGCAGGGCGGGCTCTCGGTGGTGCGCGGGGACCCCGTCCGGCGGGTGCTGCTCGCCGCGCAGGCCGTCGGGGCCGACCGGGTGCACGTCGCCGCGGACTTCGGGCCCTACGGCCGCGAGCGCGACGCGGCGGTCGAGCAGGCGCTGGGCGACGCCGGGATCGAGCTGGTCCGCACCGGGTCGGCGTACGCCGTGGGACCGGAGCGGGTGCTCAACGGCTCCGGCGAGCCGTACAAGGTGTTCACCCCGTTCTCGAAGGCCTGGGCCGACCACGGCTGGCGGGCCCCGGCCGACCCGCCGACCGGGGTGTCCTGGCTCTCCCTCGACGAGGGCACCACGGACATCCCCGACCCACCGGTGCCGGCCGGTCTCGACCTGCCCGAGGCGGGCGAGGCAGCGGCGCTGCGGCAGTGGGCGGAGTTCCTGGACCGCGTCGACGACTACGACACCGACCGCGACCGTCCCGACCGGGACGGCACCAGCCGGATGTCGATGCACCTCAAGTACGGCGAGGTGCACCCGCGCACCCTGCTCGCCGACCTGGGCTCGCGACGCAGCAAGGGTGCGCAGACCTATCGCACCGAGCTGGCCTGGCGGGAGTTCTACGCCGACGTGCTGGCGCGGCGGCCGGACTCGGCCCGCGACTACTACAAGCCCGAGTACGCACGGATGGACTACGACCGCGCCGGCGACCAGCTCGAGGCCTGGCAGGAGGGACGCACCGGCTTCCCGATCGTCGACGCCGGGATGCGTCAGCTGCGGGCCACCGGGTGGATGCACAACCGGCTGCGGATGGTCACCGCCAGCTTCCTGGTCAAGGACCTGCACGTGGAGTGGCAGCACGGTGCCCGGCACTTCCTGCACTGGTTGGTCGACGGCGACCTCGCCAGCAACAACCACGGCTGGCAGTGGACGGCCGGCAGCGGCACCGACGCCTCGCCGTTCTTCCGGGTCTTCAACCCCACCACCCAGGGCCGCCGCTTCGACCCCGACGGTGCCTACGTGCGGCGCTGGGTCCCCGAGCTGGCCGATCCCGACCAGGTGCCCGATCCGCACGAGCCGGACCCGGACACCCGCGACCTCGTCGGCTACCCGGCCCCGATGGTCGACCACGCCGAGGAGCGTCGCGAGGCCCTGGACCGGTACGAGAGGATCAAGCAGTGA
- a CDS encoding MDR family MFS transporter — MTQPAPVPATASSASADVDVAMTHRQVLEALSGLLLAMFVAMLSSTVVSNALPRIVADLDGSQTGYTWVVVATLLSMTATTPIWGKLADQFSKKMLVQTALVIFSIGSLIAGLAPSMEVLIGARVVQGLGVGGLTALVQVVIASMIPPRERGRYSGYIGAVFALATVSGPLIGGLIVDSPLGWRGTFYVGIPVAVLAFVLLQKTLRLPIVKREVHIDYAGATLIVAGVSILLVWVSLGGNQFDWFSTASVLMVLGGLLVVMGAVYVEARVAIDPVVPLRLFRDRTIALATTASVLIGVAMFGSTVYLSQYFQIARGMSPTAAGLMSICMVGGLLVSSITSGRRITTTGLWKRWLVGGMVLVVVGLGLLGTIDETTPLALVGLFMAVLGVGLGATMQNLVLAVQNNVPLSDLGAASSVVAFFRSLGGSVGVSALGALLATQVADSVQKGLRGLGIEDAGHTSHDIPDLSQLPAPVRAVFEHAFGDSIGYLFLVSTPFALAALLCVLAIREVPLRTTHDMVPADTAPEATAELVEDTEVRDASSTPAGGAR, encoded by the coding sequence GTGACCCAGCCAGCCCCCGTCCCGGCGACCGCGTCGTCAGCGTCCGCCGACGTCGATGTCGCCATGACGCACCGCCAGGTGCTCGAGGCGCTCAGTGGGCTGCTGCTCGCGATGTTCGTGGCGATGCTGTCGAGCACCGTGGTCTCCAACGCGCTGCCGCGCATCGTGGCCGACCTCGACGGCAGCCAGACGGGCTACACGTGGGTGGTCGTGGCGACGCTGCTCTCGATGACGGCGACCACCCCGATCTGGGGCAAGCTCGCCGACCAGTTCAGCAAGAAGATGCTGGTGCAGACGGCGCTGGTGATCTTCAGCATCGGTTCGCTCATCGCCGGCCTCGCACCGAGCATGGAGGTCCTCATCGGGGCCCGGGTGGTGCAGGGCCTCGGCGTCGGCGGCCTGACCGCGCTGGTCCAGGTCGTCATCGCCAGCATGATCCCGCCACGTGAGCGCGGTCGCTACAGCGGCTACATCGGCGCCGTCTTCGCCCTGGCCACCGTCTCCGGACCGCTCATCGGCGGCCTGATCGTGGACTCGCCGCTCGGCTGGCGCGGCACCTTCTACGTCGGCATCCCGGTCGCCGTGCTCGCCTTCGTGCTGCTGCAGAAGACCCTGCGCCTGCCGATCGTGAAGCGCGAGGTGCACATCGACTACGCCGGCGCCACTCTCATCGTCGCGGGTGTCAGCATCCTGCTGGTCTGGGTCAGCCTGGGCGGCAACCAGTTCGACTGGTTCTCGACCGCCTCGGTGCTGATGGTCCTCGGTGGGCTGCTGGTCGTGATGGGTGCGGTGTACGTCGAGGCCCGCGTGGCGATCGACCCGGTGGTGCCGCTGCGGCTCTTCCGCGACCGCACCATCGCCCTGGCCACCACCGCCTCGGTGCTGATCGGGGTCGCGATGTTCGGCTCGACGGTCTACCTGTCCCAGTACTTCCAGATCGCCCGCGGCATGAGCCCCACCGCGGCGGGCCTGATGTCGATCTGCATGGTCGGCGGCCTGCTGGTCTCCTCGATCACCTCCGGACGGAGGATCACCACCACCGGGCTGTGGAAGCGCTGGCTGGTCGGCGGCATGGTCCTCGTCGTCGTGGGCCTCGGCCTGCTCGGCACCATCGACGAGACGACCCCCCTCGCCCTCGTCGGGCTCTTCATGGCCGTCCTGGGTGTCGGTCTCGGTGCCACGATGCAGAACCTGGTGCTCGCGGTGCAGAACAACGTGCCGCTCTCGGACCTGGGGGCGGCCAGCTCGGTCGTCGCCTTCTTCCGCTCCCTCGGCGGCTCCGTCGGCGTCTCGGCGCTCGGCGCCCTGCTGGCCACGCAGGTGGCCGACTCGGTCCAGAAGGGGCTGCGCGGGCTGGGCATCGAGGACGCGGGCCACACCAGCCACGACATCCCGGACCTGTCGCAGCTGCCGGCACCGGTGCGGGCGGTCTTCGAGCACGCCTTCGGCGACTCCATCGGCTACCTGTTCCTGGTCTCCACGCCGTTCGCGCTGGCGGCCCTGCTCTGCGTGCTGGCCATCCGTGAGGTGCCGCTGCGCACCACCCACGACATGGTGCCTGCGGACACCGCCCCCGAGGCCACCGCCGAGCTGGTGGAGGACACCGAGGTCCGCGACGCCAGCAGCACGCCGGCGGGCGGCGCGCGATGA
- a CDS encoding MarR family winged helix-turn-helix transcriptional regulator, which yields MTAPAEPLKRLEQEVSVLIRRIRRVIGLRSRAVHPELQPASYLMLSYLADQGPVRASSMAETFTIDKGAISRQVAHLTQLGLVERTQDPDDGRASLVSASPAAVARLEEVKEQRRRWIADRLDDWDPDELETFIALLSRYNEALNHV from the coding sequence ATGACCGCGCCCGCGGAGCCGCTCAAGCGCCTCGAGCAGGAGGTCAGCGTGCTGATCCGTCGCATCCGGCGGGTCATCGGGCTGCGGTCCCGTGCCGTGCACCCCGAGCTGCAGCCGGCGTCGTACCTGATGCTGTCCTACCTGGCCGACCAGGGCCCCGTGCGTGCTTCGTCGATGGCCGAGACCTTCACCATCGACAAGGGCGCCATCAGTCGCCAGGTCGCCCACCTGACCCAGCTGGGCCTGGTGGAGCGCACCCAGGACCCCGACGACGGCCGCGCCTCCCTGGTCTCGGCGAGCCCCGCGGCGGTGGCGCGGCTGGAGGAGGTCAAGGAGCAGCGTCGTCGCTGGATCGCCGACCGCCTCGACGACTGGGACCCCGACGAGCTCGAGACCTTCATCGCGCTGCTGAGCCGCTACAACGAGGCGCTCAACCACGTCTGA
- a CDS encoding glycoside hydrolase family 13 protein, whose protein sequence is MTLNDPSQVEWWRHAVIYQVYPRSFADADGDGVGDLPGITARLPYLRDLGVDAVWISPFYRSPQKDHGYDVSDYCDIDPLFGSLEDADELVATAHELGLRIIADLVPNHSSDQHEWFQAALAAGPGSPERARYLFREGRGAHGEQPPNNWRSVFGGPAWTRVDEDAGDGPGDAQWYLHLFDSSQPDFDWRNPEVGDLFEEVLRFWLDRGIDGFRVDVAHGLLKEESLRDQVVEEGEEPHGSASSDEERSMVERTLRDEPMWDQPEVHDVYRCWHDVLAEYDGDRMLVAEAWTQTPESMARFVRPDEMAQSFNFAWLLAPWSAPAFEEVVTGTFAALAETTASPTWVLSNHDVVRHATRYGGGAQGLARARAATLTMLALPGSSYLYQGEELGLEQVDVAPEHRQDPAYLRTGEVGRDGCRVPVPWSGTAAPYGFGPGPDQPWIPQPDDWADLTVEAQLADDSSTLAFYRRTLAARRELAGSPDDVEMLDLGADVLAFRRGAVTVALNCGAAPVARPAGEVLVSSGPVTDRLPADTAVWVRA, encoded by the coding sequence ATGACTTTGAACGATCCAAGCCAGGTCGAGTGGTGGCGCCACGCGGTGATCTACCAGGTCTACCCGCGCTCCTTCGCGGACGCTGACGGCGACGGGGTCGGCGACCTCCCCGGCATCACCGCGCGGCTGCCCTACCTGCGCGACCTCGGCGTCGACGCGGTGTGGATCTCCCCGTTCTACCGCTCGCCGCAGAAGGACCACGGCTACGACGTCAGCGACTACTGCGACATCGACCCGCTGTTCGGGTCGCTGGAGGACGCCGACGAGCTCGTCGCCACCGCGCACGAGCTGGGCTTGAGGATCATCGCCGACCTCGTGCCCAACCACTCCTCCGACCAGCACGAGTGGTTCCAGGCCGCGCTCGCCGCCGGACCGGGCAGCCCCGAGCGCGCCCGCTACCTCTTCCGCGAAGGGCGCGGCGCCCACGGTGAGCAGCCGCCCAACAACTGGAGGTCGGTGTTCGGCGGGCCGGCGTGGACCCGCGTGGACGAGGACGCCGGCGACGGCCCCGGCGATGCCCAGTGGTACCTCCACCTCTTCGACTCCTCCCAGCCCGACTTCGACTGGCGCAACCCCGAGGTCGGCGACCTGTTCGAGGAGGTGCTGCGCTTCTGGCTCGACCGGGGGATCGACGGCTTCCGGGTCGACGTCGCGCACGGGCTGCTCAAGGAGGAGTCGCTGCGCGACCAGGTCGTCGAGGAGGGTGAGGAGCCCCATGGCTCCGCATCGAGCGACGAGGAGCGCTCGATGGTCGAGCGGACCTTGCGCGACGAGCCGATGTGGGACCAGCCCGAGGTGCACGACGTCTACCGGTGCTGGCACGACGTCCTAGCGGAGTACGACGGCGATCGGATGCTGGTCGCCGAGGCCTGGACCCAGACCCCCGAGTCGATGGCCCGCTTCGTCCGACCCGATGAGATGGCCCAGTCCTTCAACTTCGCCTGGCTGCTCGCACCGTGGTCGGCCCCGGCCTTCGAGGAGGTCGTGACCGGCACCTTCGCCGCGCTGGCCGAGACGACCGCCAGCCCGACGTGGGTGCTGAGCAACCACGACGTGGTGCGCCACGCGACCCGGTACGGCGGCGGCGCCCAGGGCCTGGCCCGCGCCCGCGCCGCCACCCTGACGATGCTCGCGCTGCCCGGCTCCTCCTACCTCTACCAGGGCGAGGAGCTGGGGCTCGAGCAGGTCGACGTCGCGCCCGAGCACCGCCAGGACCCCGCCTACCTGCGCACCGGCGAGGTCGGCCGCGACGGGTGCCGGGTCCCGGTGCCGTGGTCGGGGACGGCAGCGCCGTACGGCTTCGGCCCGGGCCCTGACCAGCCCTGGATCCCGCAGCCCGACGACTGGGCCGACCTCACGGTCGAGGCCCAGCTCGCCGACGACTCCTCGACGCTCGCGTTCTACCGACGCACGCTGGCGGCTCGACGCGAGCTGGCCGGCAGTCCCGACGACGTGGAGATGCTCGACCTCGGCGCGGACGTGCTGGCCTTCCGGCGCGGTGCGGTGACGGTGGCGCTCAACTGTGGCGCCGCCCCGGTCGCCCGCCCCGCCGGGGAGGTCCTCGTCAGCAGCGGTCCGGTCACCGACCGGCTGCCTGCGGACACGGCCGTGTGGGTGCGTGCCTGA
- a CDS encoding Sir2 family NAD-dependent protein deacetylase, whose translation MTLSPTRAPAPATDRHPAYDAALALLADRPLVVLTGAGLSTDSGIPDYRGPGAPRRTPMTYQEFVSGPGPRRRYWARSHLGWGRMRHAEPNDGHRAVARLGAGLVITQNVDGLHEAVGTPDLVALHGRIADVVCLGCRATGSRAELHDRLSALNPGFAEQHHDVTLNPDGDVALEETDGFVVPDCSCGGLLKPDVVFFGENVPAPRVARCYDAVDALRDGGALLVAGSSLTVMSGLRFVKRAAKAGTPVVVLNRGATRGDDLATHTVHAGCSDFLTALADRRR comes from the coding sequence GTGACCCTGTCCCCCACCCGCGCGCCGGCCCCGGCCACGGACCGGCATCCGGCGTACGACGCGGCGCTGGCGCTGCTGGCCGACCGGCCGCTGGTGGTGCTCACCGGTGCGGGCCTCTCGACCGACTCAGGCATCCCGGACTACCGCGGGCCGGGAGCGCCGCGTCGCACCCCGATGACCTACCAGGAGTTCGTCTCCGGACCAGGGCCCCGGCGCCGCTACTGGGCGCGCAGCCACCTGGGCTGGGGCCGGATGCGGCATGCCGAGCCGAACGACGGGCACCGCGCGGTCGCCCGGCTCGGGGCGGGCCTGGTCATCACCCAGAACGTCGACGGCCTGCACGAGGCGGTGGGCACCCCCGACCTCGTCGCCCTGCACGGCCGGATCGCCGACGTGGTCTGCCTGGGCTGCCGCGCCACCGGCTCGCGCGCCGAGCTGCACGACCGGCTGAGCGCCCTCAACCCCGGATTCGCCGAGCAGCACCACGACGTCACGCTCAACCCCGACGGCGACGTCGCCCTGGAGGAGACCGACGGCTTCGTCGTTCCCGACTGCTCCTGCGGCGGACTGCTCAAGCCCGACGTGGTGTTCTTCGGCGAGAACGTCCCCGCCCCGCGGGTGGCGCGCTGCTACGACGCCGTCGATGCGCTCCGCGACGGCGGGGCGCTGCTGGTGGCCGGCTCCAGCCTGACCGTGATGAGCGGGCTCCGCTTCGTCAAGCGCGCCGCGAAGGCGGGCACCCCGGTCGTGGTCCTCAACCGCGGCGCCACGCGCGGCGACGACCTGGCCACGCACACGGTGCACGCCGGGTGCAGCGACTTCCTCACCGCCCTGGCCGACCGGCGCCGCTGA
- a CDS encoding metal-dependent transcriptional regulator — MSDLIDTTEMYLRTIYELVEEGIVPLRARIAERLHQSGPTVSQTVARMERDGLLTVEGDRHLQLTEEGLRLATRVMRKHRLAERLLVDVIGLEWELVHEEACRWEHVMSETVERRLLELLGNPTESPYGNPIPGLDELGQTDTAEMFMAGLESLTQAAGPTETRVLVRRISEEMQKDEQLMSALRRVGALPDKSVTIVATEAGVLVGAAGESAEIVPEAADHIFVRPL, encoded by the coding sequence GTGAGCGACCTCATCGACACCACCGAGATGTACCTGAGGACCATCTACGAGCTGGTCGAGGAGGGCATCGTGCCGCTGCGCGCCCGGATCGCGGAGCGCCTGCACCAGAGCGGCCCGACCGTCTCGCAGACGGTGGCCCGGATGGAGCGCGACGGGCTGCTGACGGTCGAGGGCGACCGGCACCTCCAGCTCACCGAGGAGGGCCTGCGCCTGGCGACCCGGGTGATGCGCAAGCACCGCCTGGCCGAGCGGCTGCTCGTGGACGTCATCGGCCTGGAGTGGGAGCTGGTCCACGAGGAGGCGTGCCGCTGGGAGCACGTGATGTCCGAGACCGTGGAGCGACGCCTGCTCGAGCTGCTCGGCAACCCCACCGAGTCGCCGTACGGCAACCCGATCCCGGGGCTCGACGAGCTCGGCCAGACCGACACGGCCGAGATGTTCATGGCGGGGCTGGAGTCGCTCACCCAGGCCGCGGGACCCACCGAGACGCGGGTGCTCGTGCGCCGCATCTCCGAGGAGATGCAGAAGGACGAGCAGCTGATGAGCGCGCTGCGTCGGGTCGGCGCGCTGCCGGACAAGAGCGTCACGATCGTGGCCACCGAGGCCGGGGTGTTGGTGGGTGCGGCGGGCGAGAGCGCCGAGATCGTGCCTGAGGCGGCCGACCACATCTTCGTCCGGCCCCTCTGA
- a CDS encoding DNA adenine methylase, translated as MPPRLLPAPADAATRAAVFPRVRWMGSKHKLLPHLAQAFADIAPADGPGTALDAFSGSGVVSYLLKHQGWAVHSNDYLGFPGVVASAGVVNHDTRLDADDVARILGPAADDRDFVRRTFTGVYFTPDDLEFLDSAWSHIDRMQGGGRAVAIAALCLAAARKQPRGVFTLTGDLSRYDDGRRDLRLSLREHFAERVADYNAAVFAGPRDCEVSSLEIGALEPRRYDLVYLDPPYAPPADDNDYTKRFHFLEGLSRYWVGDTIMWDTKSRKLPKRVTKFSSRRTIEEAFREVFKQFHDSPLVLSYSSNALPDLDTLVGLLREAKDDVEVRRVPHTYHYGTHRTAVRRQVDEYLFLAR; from the coding sequence GTGCCTCCCCGACTGCTGCCCGCCCCCGCTGACGCGGCGACCCGGGCCGCGGTGTTCCCCCGGGTGCGCTGGATGGGCTCGAAGCACAAGCTCCTCCCGCACCTGGCGCAGGCGTTCGCCGACATCGCGCCCGCGGACGGGCCGGGCACGGCGCTCGACGCCTTCAGCGGCTCGGGGGTGGTCTCCTACCTGCTCAAGCACCAGGGCTGGGCGGTGCACAGCAACGACTACCTCGGCTTCCCCGGCGTGGTGGCGAGCGCGGGCGTGGTCAACCACGACACCCGGCTCGACGCCGACGACGTGGCCCGCATCCTCGGCCCGGCCGCCGACGACCGGGACTTCGTGCGGCGCACCTTCACCGGGGTCTACTTCACCCCTGACGACCTGGAGTTCCTCGACTCCGCGTGGAGCCACATCGACCGGATGCAGGGCGGCGGGCGCGCGGTGGCGATCGCGGCGCTGTGCCTAGCCGCGGCCCGCAAGCAGCCGCGGGGTGTGTTCACGCTCACCGGTGACCTGAGCCGGTACGACGACGGGCGCCGCGACCTGCGCCTGAGCCTGCGCGAGCACTTCGCGGAGCGGGTCGCCGACTACAACGCCGCCGTCTTCGCGGGCCCGCGCGACTGCGAGGTGTCCTCGCTCGAGATCGGTGCCCTCGAGCCGCGCCGCTACGACCTGGTCTACCTCGACCCGCCGTACGCCCCACCGGCCGACGACAACGACTACACCAAGCGCTTCCACTTCCTCGAGGGGCTCTCGCGCTACTGGGTGGGCGACACGATCATGTGGGACACCAAGAGCCGCAAGCTGCCCAAGCGGGTCACCAAGTTCTCGTCCCGCCGCACCATCGAGGAGGCCTTCCGCGAGGTGTTCAAGCAGTTCCACGACTCGCCGCTGGTGCTGTCCTACTCCTCCAACGCGCTGCCCGACCTGGACACGCTGGTGGGGCTGCTGCGCGAGGCCAAGGACGACGTCGAGGTCCGCCGGGTGCCGCACACCTACCACTACGGCACCCACCGCACCGCCGTGCGTCGGCAGGTCGACGAGTACCTCTTCCTCGCCCGGTGA
- a CDS encoding MSMEG_6728 family protein, giving the protein MQTFLPYADFARSAQVLDAKRLGKQRVECLQVVRGLTVEGYGWRRHPAVLMWRGHLEALGRYSLTCCEVWVAEGRADTVAATLRADLAAAGVTEVRDQAGLETVGALPAWLGDEAFHLSHRSALVRKDPDHYRPLFPDVPDDLPYVWPTHAAD; this is encoded by the coding sequence ATGCAGACCTTCCTGCCCTACGCCGACTTCGCCCGGTCGGCGCAGGTCCTCGATGCCAAGCGGCTCGGCAAGCAGCGCGTCGAGTGCCTGCAGGTCGTCCGCGGTCTGACCGTCGAGGGCTACGGCTGGCGCCGCCACCCCGCGGTGCTGATGTGGCGGGGCCACCTCGAGGCGTTGGGTCGCTACTCCCTGACGTGCTGCGAGGTGTGGGTGGCCGAGGGGCGCGCCGACACCGTCGCCGCCACGCTCCGCGCCGACCTGGCCGCGGCCGGGGTCACCGAGGTGCGCGACCAGGCCGGGCTCGAGACCGTCGGCGCCCTACCGGCGTGGCTCGGCGACGAGGCGTTCCACCTCAGCCACCGCTCCGCGCTGGTCCGCAAGGACCCCGACCACTACCGCCCGCTGTTCCCCGACGTGCCCGACGACCTGCCCTACGTCTGGCCCACGCACGCAGCGGACTGA